A single region of the Solwaraspora sp. WMMD406 genome encodes:
- a CDS encoding GAF domain-containing SpoIIE family protein phosphatase, with the protein MPADGQQADERLKRIEAVTDPDLSRLSFDALLAESLARTGGLLDVDSAAVCLLDAHSQQLVTAAAWGIEAGHAHPVRLPLGRGYAGAVVSTAAPVRLTDPDDAQLAHPGLRGQGIRALLAVPVTAHGQVIGVLHVATRGRLGGGGDDEQMLRLLADRIALASQVRERQVDRTTTLALQHDLLPTELPAVTGLEFAARYVAGHDVGVGGDWYDVLPLPDGWVGVAIGDVTGRGLHAAIVMGRLRSALRAYALETTDPADVLARLDRKMQHFEPDLMATVCYATIDPSRTVMSLSTAGHPAPVLVGPDTEAHCVLVPADLPLGTRIHRPRRARSVDLRPESLLFFFTDGLVERCGPTIDSGLRQLCRSITGSSAEAACSAVMGALVDGRPLVDDIAMVALRRR; encoded by the coding sequence GTGCCAGCGGACGGTCAGCAAGCGGACGAGCGCCTCAAACGCATCGAGGCGGTGACCGACCCTGACCTGTCCCGGCTGAGCTTCGACGCCTTGTTGGCGGAGTCACTGGCCCGTACCGGTGGGTTGCTGGATGTCGACAGCGCCGCGGTGTGTCTGCTCGACGCCCACTCCCAGCAACTGGTCACCGCCGCTGCCTGGGGCATCGAGGCGGGCCATGCTCACCCGGTCCGGCTGCCGCTCGGGCGTGGCTACGCCGGGGCGGTGGTGTCCACCGCCGCTCCGGTCCGGTTGACCGACCCGGACGACGCCCAGCTGGCCCACCCCGGTCTGCGCGGACAGGGCATTCGGGCGCTGCTCGCGGTGCCGGTCACCGCACACGGGCAGGTCATCGGCGTACTGCACGTGGCGACCCGTGGCCGCCTCGGCGGCGGGGGCGACGACGAGCAGATGCTGCGGTTGCTGGCCGACCGGATCGCGCTGGCCAGCCAGGTCCGGGAGCGGCAGGTCGACCGGACCACCACGCTGGCGCTACAACACGACCTGCTGCCGACCGAACTGCCGGCGGTGACCGGCCTGGAGTTCGCCGCCCGGTACGTGGCGGGACACGACGTCGGGGTCGGTGGCGACTGGTACGACGTACTGCCGCTGCCCGACGGGTGGGTCGGGGTCGCGATCGGGGACGTGACCGGACGCGGCCTGCACGCCGCCATCGTGATGGGGCGACTACGCAGCGCACTACGCGCGTACGCGCTGGAGACCACCGACCCGGCCGACGTGCTGGCCCGGCTCGACCGCAAGATGCAGCACTTCGAACCGGATCTGATGGCGACGGTCTGTTACGCGACGATCGACCCGTCCCGGACGGTGATGTCGCTGTCCACCGCCGGGCATCCGGCCCCGGTGCTGGTCGGCCCGGACACCGAGGCCCACTGCGTCCTGGTGCCCGCAGATCTCCCCCTCGGCACCCGGATCCATCGGCCGCGCCGGGCCCGTTCGGTCGATCTGCGCCCCGAGTCGCTGCTGTTCTTCTTCACCGACGGACTGGTGGAACGCTGCGGCCCGACCATCGACAGCGGCCTACGGCAGCTGTGCCGGTCGATCACCGGCAGCAGCGCCGAGGCCGCCTGCTCGGCCGTGATGGGCGCTCTGGTCGACGGCCGTCCGCTCGTCGACGACATCGCCATGGTCGCGCTGCGCCGCCGCTGA
- a CDS encoding acyl carrier protein — protein sequence MDDEKLRQRVAELVSAATGGDVPVDDVLGGGSLVAMGVDSLGLLRLVDSIEMEFGVEVEFGGPGRRMDTVDDLVASLADARPIPDATTASATTA from the coding sequence ATGGATGACGAGAAGCTACGACAGCGGGTCGCCGAACTGGTCAGCGCGGCCACCGGCGGAGACGTGCCGGTCGACGACGTGCTCGGCGGTGGCTCCCTGGTCGCGATGGGGGTGGACTCACTCGGCCTGCTCCGGCTGGTCGACTCGATCGAGATGGAGTTCGGCGTCGAGGTCGAGTTCGGCGGACCGGGGCGGCGAATGGACACGGTGGACGATCTGGTCGCGTCACTGGCCGACGCCCGGCCGATTCCGGACGCCACCACCGCATCTGCCACCACCGCCTGA